GTGCTATTATATATGTATATAACCGGTAATATGAGTACTGCCAACAAAGCGAAAGCTACTAAAATAATTAATAGAAGTCCCAACATGGCAATAAAAAAGTAACTCAGCTCTTTTGTTGAAGGTATGGTATCTGATAGCGAAACATGTTCCCTCTCGTCATCCATTACGTGAAAAATGTATTTAAACAATGTCAATTGTATACCAAAATAAATGACTACAAAAGAGATTGCCATAACTGAACTGAAAACCGGGTTAAAATCCCTGAAATAAAAGGCTAAAATCCCTGAAGTGTTGGACGTAAGAAAAAGTAAGAGGCAAAGTCCGGCAATAGAAAAATAATGCCTTTTCAAAACATCCCAAGCAGAATTTATCACCTCGTTCACGGCAAATGTACTATCTTTTAAGAATTGGATCATTTAATGTGTATATTAAGTACAAACCTAACATAAAATTTTTTTATTAGCCTAATGTTCATAAAACAATCTCAACATTTTGCTGTTACCGTAATCGTAAAACGGTATTTTTGCCGGGATTGTGTTATTTTAAAATATTTATCCGTATTTTTTTATTCCTTATATGATTGTAGAAACTAATGTCCGCGCAAGCCATATGTTCAAACTTATTGGCAAATGGCTCATCATCTATCTTTTGCTTGCTCTTTTTGTATGTGTCAGTTACATTGAATGGGGCTGGGATATCGCCATACCGGAAACCGAGATAG
This Olivibacter sp. SDN3 DNA region includes the following protein-coding sequences:
- a CDS encoding beta-carotene 15,15'-monooxygenase, whose product is MIQFLKDSTFAVNEVINSAWDVLKRHYFSIAGLCLLLFLTSNTSGILAFYFRDFNPVFSSVMAISFVVIYFGIQLTLFKYIFHVMDDEREHVSLSDTIPSTKELSYFFIAMLGLLLIILVAFALLAVLILPVIYIYNSTERAVDLFAFLSIVFFISFMIRVAFYPFFIIDRHERPFKAIRLSFAITRGNFFKLLLLLTFLTILHLLSIYFNYRSYPMLSAGMSLVNSFLIVPLSSVAIALAYRQMMKEYKGEDDPGFIKNII